The following are encoded together in the Thermodesulfovibrionales bacterium genome:
- a CDS encoding DegT/DnrJ/EryC1/StrS family aminotransferase gives NITSGEGGAIVTNSKEISDLLKMLRLHGIDKSAIDRYTKRYEHYDMPVLGWKYNMDNIQAALLIGQLERINSLWQRRDYLWRLYEQELSEIKDLVLLKTIPDSRHARHLFTVLVPKNKRDGILWRLQESGIGVAVNYRPIHLLSFYRKNFGYKEGDFPVAEDMGARTLSLPLYPLLKEEELKRVCSTLKRIMEEV, from the coding sequence GAATATAACATCAGGTGAAGGTGGAGCCATAGTGACCAACAGCAAAGAAATATCAGACCTCTTAAAGATGCTTAGGCTCCATGGGATAGACAAATCAGCCATTGACAGATACACAAAGAGGTATGAACACTACGACATGCCTGTTCTGGGCTGGAAGTATAATATGGACAATATCCAGGCAGCCCTACTTATAGGACAGCTTGAAAGGATAAATAGCCTTTGGCAAAGAAGGGATTATCTCTGGAGACTTTACGAACAGGAGCTTAGTGAAATAAAAGATCTAGTACTCCTTAAGACCATTCCTGATTCAAGACATGCAAGACATCTCTTTACAGTCCTTGTGCCAAAGAATAAAAGAGACGGGATACTATGGAGATTACAGGAATCAGGAATAGGTGTTGCCGTTAATTACAGACCTATTCATCTATTATCTTTTTACAGAAAGAATTTTGGATACAAAGAAGGTGATTTTCCGGTAGCAGAGGATATGGGAGCAAGAACCCTGTCCCTTCCGCTTTATCCTTTATTAAAAGAAGAGGAATTAAAAAGAGTATGCAGCACATTAAAAAGGATTATGGAGGAAGTATGA